One stretch of Marinobacterium iners DNA includes these proteins:
- the serS gene encoding serine--tRNA ligase, whose amino-acid sequence MLDPKFVRANPEAVAELLKKKGFEFPVERFIELDNQRKAIQTETEALQNERNTRSKSIGKAKASGEDIQPLLDEVQSLGQQLDDAKQRLNQVQATLDALLLGVPNVPHESVPAGADEEDNVEVRRWGTPAEFSFEPQDHVALGEKNNELDFETAAKITGSRFAVMKGKIARLHRALTQFMLDTHIAEHGYTEIYVPYLVNADSLLGTGQLPKFEEDLFRTPLGDRNYYLIPTAEVPVTNTVRDEIIDAAQLPLQYTCHTPCFRSEAGASGRDTRGMIRQHQFDKVELVHVVEPAKSWDALEALTGHAEAILQKLNLPYRVVALCGGDLGFSAAKTYDIEVWLPGQGKFREISSCSNMGDFQARRMMARWRNPETGKPELVHTLNGSGLAVGRTLVAVLENYQTESGSVRVPEVLQPYMGGITEL is encoded by the coding sequence ATGCTGGATCCTAAATTTGTACGCGCCAACCCTGAAGCAGTCGCTGAGCTGCTGAAAAAGAAAGGGTTTGAATTCCCGGTTGAGCGCTTTATCGAGCTGGACAATCAGCGCAAAGCTATCCAAACCGAAACCGAAGCGCTGCAGAATGAGCGCAACACTCGCTCCAAGAGCATCGGCAAGGCGAAAGCCTCCGGCGAAGACATCCAGCCCCTGCTGGATGAAGTGCAGAGCCTGGGCCAGCAACTCGACGATGCCAAACAGCGCCTGAATCAGGTGCAGGCTACACTTGATGCATTGTTGCTGGGTGTTCCCAACGTTCCGCATGAATCAGTGCCTGCCGGAGCCGATGAAGAGGACAACGTCGAAGTCCGCCGCTGGGGCACTCCGGCAGAGTTCAGTTTTGAGCCTCAGGACCATGTTGCGCTGGGAGAAAAAAACAACGAGCTGGACTTTGAAACTGCCGCCAAAATAACAGGCTCTCGTTTTGCTGTAATGAAAGGCAAGATTGCCCGCCTGCACCGCGCCCTGACCCAATTCATGCTCGACACCCATATTGCCGAGCACGGCTACACCGAAATCTATGTGCCGTATCTGGTCAATGCCGACTCACTGCTCGGAACCGGCCAGCTACCCAAGTTTGAAGAAGACCTGTTCCGCACACCGCTGGGTGATCGAAACTACTACCTGATTCCCACCGCTGAGGTCCCGGTTACCAATACGGTGCGTGACGAGATCATCGACGCGGCCCAGCTGCCACTGCAGTACACCTGCCACACACCCTGTTTCCGTTCCGAGGCAGGCGCTTCTGGTCGTGACACTCGTGGCATGATCCGCCAGCATCAGTTTGACAAGGTTGAGCTGGTACATGTGGTCGAGCCGGCAAAATCCTGGGATGCCCTTGAGGCTCTCACCGGGCACGCTGAGGCCATTCTGCAGAAACTGAATCTGCCCTACCGGGTTGTCGCCCTCTGTGGCGGCGACCTCGGTTTCAGTGCCGCCAAGACCTACGATATCGAGGTTTGGCTACCGGGGCAGGGCAAGTTCCGCGAGATCTCTTCCTGTTCCAACATGGGTGACTTCCAGGCGCGTCGCATGATGGCACGTTGGCGTAACCCGGAAACCGGCAAACCGGAGCTGGTACATACGCTGAACGGTTCCGGCCTTGCTGTTGGCCGAACACTGGTCGCTGTACTGGAAAACTACCAGACCGAAAGTGGCTCTGTTCGCGTACCCGAAGTGCTGCAGCCTTACATGGGCGGTATTACCGAACTGTGA
- a CDS encoding UbiH/UbiF/VisC/COQ6 family ubiquinone biosynthesis hydroxylase, whose protein sequence is MKTRYDVLIVGGGMVGSALACALGGSGLSVAVLERQLPAGFEPSQPHDLRVSALSIASERFLQNIGVWGGIKDRRSCPYRRMKVWEKSSTAAATEFDATAIGYDHLGHIVENRLIQIALLERLKAFDNIDLISPAPTTRIDYVPGATLVQLEDGHELVGRLVVAADGGDSKVRQAAGIGVTKWDYEQHALVAGVTTAYGQEDITWQQFTPTGPLAFLPLSGHNASLVWYNTPNEVKRLLALPEEQFLQQLHAVFPSELGHITEIQGRSSFPLRRQHAQQYCHEGVVLVGDAAHMIHPLAGQGVNIGLLDAAALAQTLLAAHQCGESISDLSVLERFEKQRRRHNLLMMQVMDGFYRIFSNDIGPLKLLRNAGLGLAGHLPPARNRVMEFAMGLRGELPDLAR, encoded by the coding sequence ATGAAAACCCGATACGATGTTCTGATTGTCGGTGGTGGTATGGTGGGGTCCGCACTGGCCTGCGCGCTGGGCGGCTCCGGTCTGTCGGTAGCCGTGCTGGAGCGTCAACTACCTGCCGGCTTCGAGCCTTCCCAGCCCCACGATCTGCGCGTGTCCGCCTTGAGTATTGCCTCCGAACGCTTCCTTCAGAATATCGGCGTCTGGGGTGGAATAAAGGACCGACGCAGCTGCCCCTACCGACGCATGAAAGTGTGGGAGAAAAGCTCAACTGCCGCAGCCACCGAGTTTGATGCCACTGCTATAGGCTACGACCACCTTGGTCATATCGTTGAGAACCGCCTGATCCAGATTGCGCTGCTGGAGCGCCTGAAAGCATTTGACAATATCGATCTGATTTCGCCAGCTCCTACAACGCGGATTGACTATGTTCCCGGTGCAACACTGGTGCAACTGGAGGATGGCCACGAGTTGGTAGGTCGTTTGGTTGTGGCAGCGGATGGCGGAGACTCAAAGGTACGCCAGGCAGCCGGTATCGGTGTGACCAAGTGGGATTACGAACAGCATGCCTTGGTCGCCGGTGTTACGACCGCCTATGGCCAGGAGGATATCACCTGGCAGCAGTTTACCCCGACCGGGCCGCTGGCCTTCTTGCCGTTGAGTGGACACAACGCTTCACTCGTGTGGTACAACACGCCAAACGAGGTCAAACGCCTTCTGGCCTTGCCTGAAGAACAGTTCCTGCAGCAATTGCATGCTGTATTTCCGAGCGAGTTGGGCCATATCACCGAGATACAGGGGCGCAGCAGTTTCCCGCTGCGACGTCAGCATGCTCAGCAATATTGCCATGAAGGGGTTGTGCTGGTCGGGGACGCTGCCCATATGATTCATCCGCTGGCCGGGCAGGGCGTCAATATTGGTCTGCTGGATGCAGCTGCACTGGCACAAACGCTGCTTGCAGCGCATCAATGTGGCGAATCCATCAGTGATCTCAGTGTGCTTGAGCGTTTCGAGAAACAGCGCCGCCGCCACAACCTGCTGATGATGCAAGTCATGGACGGATTCTATCGCATATTCAGCAATGATATTGGGCCGCTCAAACTGCTTCGGAATGCGGGCTTGGGGCTGGCAGGGCACTTGCCGCCGGCACGTAACCGGGTAATGGAGTTTGCGATGGGGCTCAGAGGAGAGCTGCCCGATCTGGCCAGATAG
- a CDS encoding phasin family protein — protein MYDNMLKEMQDKMKPVTELAEINKKAVEKIFALQSGYFADCVNASLAQVKALAEVKEPKQALELQMDFIKQQEAKWTEVAEQELATLNEVREEVSSLFEQSLSSLSEMPYFDLTKLDLPKFDMNQFDMTKFDISNFMPKTEAEKPAAKPAARKAASAASASAAS, from the coding sequence ATGTACGACAACATGTTGAAAGAGATGCAGGACAAAATGAAGCCCGTTACCGAGCTGGCTGAAATCAACAAAAAAGCTGTTGAGAAAATTTTTGCTCTGCAGTCCGGCTACTTTGCCGATTGCGTTAATGCCAGCCTGGCTCAGGTTAAGGCACTGGCTGAAGTGAAAGAGCCGAAGCAGGCACTGGAGCTTCAGATGGACTTCATCAAGCAGCAGGAAGCGAAGTGGACCGAAGTTGCCGAACAGGAGCTGGCCACGCTGAATGAAGTGCGTGAAGAAGTATCCAGCCTGTTCGAGCAGAGCCTGAGCTCACTGAGCGAAATGCCCTACTTCGACCTGACCAAACTCGATCTACCCAAGTTCGACATGAACCAGTTTGATATGACCAAGTTCGATATCAGCAACTTCATGCCGAAAACTGAAGCCGAAAAGCCGGCAGCCAAGCCTGCTGCTCGCAAGGCCGCTTCAGCAGCCAGCGCCTCTGCTGCATCCTGA
- a CDS encoding phasin family protein, whose protein sequence is MYENMKDKMKPVMDMAEINKKTTEKLIALQSAYVSEFVNASLNQMKTLSESRDPKAALELQVKYLKEIEAKLTDVAEKEMAALVEAKEELTGLVEKSVAEIGDLKDVPFMAELQKFMKPMDMAAKSSK, encoded by the coding sequence ATGTACGAGAACATGAAAGACAAAATGAAGCCGGTCATGGATATGGCTGAAATCAACAAAAAGACCACCGAGAAGCTGATTGCTCTGCAGTCTGCCTACGTGTCTGAATTTGTTAACGCCAGCCTGAACCAGATGAAGACCCTGTCTGAGTCGCGCGATCCCAAGGCTGCACTGGAGCTTCAGGTCAAGTATCTGAAAGAGATCGAAGCAAAACTGACAGACGTGGCCGAGAAAGAGATGGCTGCTCTGGTTGAAGCCAAGGAAGAACTTACCGGTCTGGTTGAGAAAAGCGTTGCCGAAATCGGTGACCTGAAGGACGTTCCCTTCATGGCTGAACTGCAGAAGTTCATGAAACCGATGGACATGGCTGCCAAAAGCAGCAAGTAA
- a CDS encoding insulinase family protein, which translates to MHTEICHPGFRFLQHKAIESLNIEVAEYEHITTGALHYHIASEHDENVFLVAFRTMPEDSTGVAHILEHTALCGSERYPVRDPFFMMTRRSLNTFMNAFTSSDWTAYPFASQNRKDFFNLLDVYLDATFFSRLDPLDFAQEGHRVEFSEAANPDSSLVYKGVVYNEMKGAMSSPVSTLWQTLTRYLFPTTTYHYNSGGEPDCIPDLSYEELLEFYRSHYHPSNAVFMTFGNLPVEELQQRFEEQALSRFERRDETLSVDNEKRYFAPLRVEEAYALEQDDLTASTHHVIGWLLPRSIELDQLMQAHLLSRVLLDNSSSPLRAALESTDLGSAPSPLCGLEDSNREMSFMCGLEGSEPEKAAAFEQLVIDTLEKVAEEGVPQETVEAQLHQLELSQREITGDGYPFGLQLILSAMPAAIHRGNPIGVLDIDPALEKLREQIKDPAFIPGLVRRWLLDNPHRVRLTLRPDAELAARRDAAEAARLEQIKAGLSESDKQDIIDRSQALEARQQQVDDDSILPCVTLEDVPAELNLPTATELATDPLKTTWFGAGTNGLVYQQVILDLPELSEREQSLMPLYTYCLTELGCGDRDYRANQAYQSQVTGGLHAYTSLRGSVDDEQQVSAYLVMSGKALSVNSEKLTALMAETLADARFDETARIREIVAQQRARREQSITGSGHSLAMMAAGAGFSPVARLSHQTRGLAGVRFVKQLDKSLAEENMLTALSAELTALHERIRSAPRRFLLVGEEEHRDSLRQQLEQFWIGQADSRGDFVALSLPETRSAVQQLWLTSTQVSFCAKAYPTVPTGHPDAAALTVLGDYLRNGYLHRAIREKGGAYGAGAGQDNGDAIFRFFSYRDPRIEGTLDDFDQALQWLATSEGDPQRLQEAILGVVSSMDKPGSPAGEAKSTYHSSLFGRTPEVRQAFRQRILSITLDDLKRVASTWLSPEKASMAVVTSHKAADSLAGDWERIEI; encoded by the coding sequence ATGCATACTGAAATCTGTCATCCCGGGTTCCGCTTTCTACAACACAAGGCGATTGAGTCACTCAATATTGAAGTGGCGGAGTATGAGCACATTACAACTGGGGCGCTGCATTATCACATTGCGTCAGAGCATGATGAGAATGTATTTCTGGTTGCGTTCAGAACCATGCCGGAAGACTCTACCGGTGTGGCACACATTCTGGAGCACACCGCACTCTGTGGCAGTGAACGCTATCCGGTTCGCGACCCCTTCTTCATGATGACCCGGCGCTCGCTTAATACGTTCATGAATGCTTTCACCAGCAGTGACTGGACGGCTTATCCCTTTGCCAGCCAGAACCGGAAGGATTTCTTCAATCTGCTGGATGTGTATCTGGATGCCACCTTCTTTTCACGACTTGATCCACTGGATTTTGCTCAGGAAGGACATCGTGTCGAGTTCAGCGAAGCAGCCAACCCTGACTCCTCACTGGTGTACAAGGGGGTGGTATACAACGAGATGAAGGGGGCAATGAGCTCACCGGTTTCCACGCTGTGGCAAACGCTGACACGCTACCTGTTTCCCACCACCACCTATCATTACAACAGCGGTGGTGAGCCGGACTGTATTCCGGATCTCAGTTACGAAGAACTGCTGGAGTTCTACCGCAGTCATTACCATCCCAGCAACGCAGTCTTCATGACCTTTGGCAACCTGCCGGTTGAAGAGCTGCAGCAGCGCTTTGAAGAGCAGGCTCTGTCCCGCTTTGAACGCCGTGATGAGACATTGAGCGTAGACAACGAGAAGCGTTATTTCGCCCCTTTGAGAGTTGAAGAGGCGTATGCGCTCGAACAGGACGACCTGACAGCATCTACCCATCATGTCATAGGCTGGCTGCTGCCGCGTTCGATTGAGCTTGATCAGCTGATGCAGGCCCACCTGCTCAGTCGGGTGTTGCTGGACAACTCCAGCTCACCATTACGGGCAGCACTTGAGTCGACCGATCTGGGCAGCGCCCCTTCACCGCTGTGTGGACTTGAAGACTCCAACCGCGAGATGAGCTTTATGTGTGGCCTTGAAGGCAGCGAGCCTGAAAAGGCGGCGGCCTTCGAGCAACTGGTGATCGATACGCTTGAAAAGGTTGCAGAAGAGGGCGTACCGCAGGAAACGGTTGAGGCCCAGCTTCATCAGCTGGAGCTGAGTCAGCGTGAAATTACCGGTGACGGCTACCCATTTGGTCTGCAACTAATTCTGTCGGCCATGCCGGCGGCCATTCACCGGGGCAACCCGATTGGGGTGCTGGACATTGATCCCGCCCTGGAAAAGCTGCGCGAGCAGATCAAGGATCCAGCGTTCATTCCTGGGCTGGTACGCCGCTGGCTGCTGGACAATCCGCACCGTGTGCGCCTGACACTGCGACCGGATGCCGAACTGGCTGCCCGTCGTGATGCAGCTGAAGCGGCACGGTTGGAACAGATCAAGGCGGGCCTGAGCGAAAGCGATAAACAAGATATTATTGATCGTTCTCAGGCGCTTGAAGCACGCCAACAGCAGGTTGATGATGACAGCATTCTGCCCTGTGTCACCCTTGAGGACGTCCCGGCTGAGCTTAACCTGCCGACTGCCACTGAACTGGCCACCGATCCGCTTAAAACGACCTGGTTTGGTGCCGGTACCAACGGTCTGGTTTACCAGCAGGTGATTCTTGACCTGCCTGAACTGAGTGAGCGTGAACAATCCCTTATGCCTCTGTACACCTACTGCCTGACAGAGCTCGGCTGTGGTGATCGCGACTATCGCGCCAATCAGGCCTACCAGAGCCAAGTGACCGGTGGACTGCATGCTTACACAAGCCTGCGAGGCAGCGTCGATGACGAACAACAGGTCAGCGCCTACCTGGTGATGTCCGGCAAGGCCCTTAGCGTTAACAGTGAAAAACTGACCGCGCTGATGGCCGAAACGCTTGCTGATGCGCGTTTTGATGAAACTGCCCGCATCCGTGAAATTGTGGCGCAACAGCGTGCACGCCGTGAGCAGAGCATTACCGGATCAGGCCACAGCCTGGCGATGATGGCCGCAGGGGCCGGTTTCAGCCCGGTAGCCCGACTGTCACACCAGACCCGTGGCCTTGCCGGCGTACGCTTTGTCAAACAGCTGGACAAAAGTCTGGCAGAGGAGAATATGCTGACGGCTCTGTCAGCTGAACTGACGGCGCTGCATGAGCGTATTCGGTCGGCGCCTCGTCGCTTCCTGCTGGTCGGTGAAGAGGAGCATCGTGACAGTCTGCGTCAGCAGCTTGAGCAGTTCTGGATAGGTCAGGCTGACAGTCGAGGTGATTTTGTTGCTCTGTCACTGCCCGAAACCCGCTCGGCGGTTCAGCAGCTATGGCTAACCAGTACCCAGGTCAGTTTCTGTGCCAAGGCCTACCCGACAGTACCAACAGGCCACCCGGACGCAGCAGCACTGACCGTACTGGGTGACTATTTGCGTAACGGTTACCTTCACCGTGCCATCCGAGAGAAGGGTGGGGCCTATGGGGCAGGCGCCGGGCAGGACAATGGCGATGCTATCTTCCGCTTCTTTTCCTATCGCGATCCGCGCATAGAGGGAACGCTGGACGACTTCGATCAGGCGCTGCAGTGGTTGGCCACCTCTGAGGGGGATCCGCAGCGACTACAGGAGGCGATTCTGGGTGTAGTCAGCTCCATGGATAAGCCCGGCTCCCCAGCCGGAGAAGCCAAATCGACCTACCACAGCAGCCTGTTCGGCCGCACGCCAGAGGTGCGTCAGGCCTTCCGCCAGCGGATTCTGTCGATCACGCTTGATGACCTCAAGCGCGTGGCATCGACCTGGCTCTCGCCCGAAAAGGCGAGCATGGCTGTTGTGACCAGTCACAAGGCTGCAGATTCTCTGGCAGGCGACTGGGAGCGGATTGAGATCTGA
- a CDS encoding NADP-dependent isocitrate dehydrogenase: MPTKSKIIYTLTDEAPALATASLLPIIRTFASSADIEVDLSDISLAARILAAFPERLTEEQRVEDGLAFLGDLAKDPDANIIKLPNISASVPQLRAAIKELQEQGYDVPEYIENAQTDEEQEAKSRYAGILGSAVNPVLRQGNSDRRAPAAVKAFARKHPHSMGKWSKSSRSHADYMRGGDFFSSEQSVTMPEATDVRIEFVPNGGQPVLKKELSLEKGEVLDSMFMSAKALDAFFEDTLQDCKEAGVMWSLHVKATMMKVSHPIVFGHAVRVFYREVFDKYGELFEQLGVNPNNGMSSVYEKIKSLPQSTQDEIEEAIHACYEHRPEMAMVDSVKGITNLHIPSDVIVDASMPAMIRNSGQMWGRDGKQKDTKAVMPESTYARIYQEMINFCKTNGAFDPTTMGSVPNVGLMAMKAEEYGSHDKTFEIQADGTMRVVKADGTVLMQHEVEKGDIWRACQTKDAAIRDWVKLAVNRSRQSDTPAIFWLDQERAHDLELTKKVKEYLKEHDTEGLDISIMSYNEAIRVSMERLIRGLDTISVTGNVLRDYLTDLFPIMELGTSAKMLSIVPMLAGGGMYETGAGGSAPKHVQQVMQENHLRWDSLGEFLALGVSLEELGIKKGNVRAKVLATALDKATERLLENGKSPSRKAGELDNRGSHFYLALYWAQEVAAQAEDADLAAEFKPLADALTQNEQTIVDELNAVQGKPAELDGYYHANLDTVFKVMCPSATFNKILDDFKK; the protein is encoded by the coding sequence ATGCCTACAAAATCAAAAATCATCTATACCCTAACTGATGAAGCTCCGGCACTGGCGACCGCTTCGCTGCTGCCGATTATTCGCACCTTCGCTTCTTCTGCCGATATTGAAGTTGATCTGAGCGATATCTCCCTGGCTGCCCGTATTCTTGCTGCCTTCCCCGAGCGCCTCACCGAAGAGCAGCGCGTCGAAGATGGTCTCGCTTTCCTCGGCGATCTGGCCAAAGACCCTGATGCCAACATCATCAAACTGCCGAATATCAGTGCTTCCGTTCCCCAGCTGCGTGCCGCCATCAAAGAGCTGCAGGAGCAGGGCTACGACGTGCCTGAGTACATTGAGAACGCGCAGACCGACGAAGAACAAGAAGCCAAATCCCGTTACGCCGGCATTCTCGGCAGCGCTGTAAACCCAGTTCTGCGTCAGGGCAACTCTGACCGTCGTGCGCCGGCTGCGGTCAAGGCTTTCGCTCGCAAGCACCCGCATTCAATGGGCAAATGGAGCAAGTCTTCACGCTCCCACGCGGATTACATGCGTGGCGGTGACTTCTTCTCCAGCGAACAGTCGGTCACCATGCCTGAGGCAACCGATGTACGCATCGAGTTTGTTCCCAATGGCGGTCAGCCGGTCCTGAAAAAAGAACTCAGCCTGGAAAAAGGCGAAGTTCTGGACAGCATGTTCATGAGTGCCAAGGCGCTGGACGCTTTCTTCGAAGACACACTTCAGGACTGTAAAGAAGCAGGTGTCATGTGGTCCCTGCACGTCAAGGCGACCATGATGAAGGTATCTCACCCGATCGTGTTCGGCCATGCGGTACGTGTGTTCTACCGTGAAGTATTCGACAAGTATGGTGAGCTGTTCGAGCAACTGGGTGTTAACCCGAACAACGGCATGAGCAGCGTCTACGAGAAGATCAAGTCTCTGCCCCAGTCCACTCAGGACGAAATCGAAGAAGCGATCCATGCCTGCTACGAACACCGCCCGGAAATGGCGATGGTTGATTCCGTTAAAGGTATCACCAACCTGCACATCCCGAGCGACGTAATCGTTGATGCGTCCATGCCGGCCATGATCCGCAACTCCGGCCAAATGTGGGGCCGCGATGGCAAGCAGAAAGACACCAAGGCTGTTATGCCTGAGTCTACTTATGCGCGCATCTACCAGGAAATGATCAACTTCTGTAAAACCAACGGCGCGTTCGATCCCACTACCATGGGCAGCGTACCGAACGTGGGATTGATGGCGATGAAAGCCGAAGAGTACGGCTCTCACGACAAGACTTTTGAGATCCAGGCTGATGGTACCATGCGCGTCGTGAAGGCTGACGGCACTGTCCTGATGCAGCACGAAGTGGAAAAAGGCGACATCTGGCGCGCCTGCCAGACCAAGGACGCGGCGATCCGTGACTGGGTCAAGCTGGCGGTCAACCGTTCACGTCAGTCCGATACTCCGGCCATCTTCTGGCTGGACCAGGAACGTGCGCACGATCTGGAGCTGACCAAAAAAGTCAAAGAGTACCTGAAAGAGCACGACACAGAAGGTCTCGACATCTCCATCATGTCCTACAACGAAGCGATCCGTGTTTCCATGGAACGTCTGATTCGCGGTCTGGACACTATCTCTGTGACCGGTAACGTTCTGCGCGACTACCTGACCGACCTGTTCCCGATCATGGAACTGGGTACATCTGCGAAGATGCTGTCCATCGTGCCGATGCTGGCTGGCGGCGGCATGTACGAAACCGGTGCCGGCGGTTCTGCACCGAAACATGTTCAGCAGGTCATGCAGGAAAACCACCTGCGTTGGGATTCACTGGGTGAGTTCCTGGCACTGGGCGTTTCTCTGGAAGAGCTGGGCATCAAGAAAGGCAATGTCCGTGCGAAGGTACTGGCAACCGCACTCGATAAAGCAACCGAGCGTCTGCTGGAAAACGGTAAGTCACCTTCACGCAAAGCTGGCGAGCTGGATAACCGTGGCAGCCATTTCTACCTGGCCCTGTACTGGGCACAGGAAGTGGCTGCTCAGGCTGAGGATGCTGATCTTGCAGCCGAATTCAAGCCGCTGGCTGATGCGCTGACTCAGAACGAGCAGACCATCGTGGACGAGCTGAATGCGGTACAGGGCAAGCCTGCCGAACTGGATGGTTACTACCACGCAAATCTCGATACCGTGTTCAAGGTGATGTGCCCAAGCGCTACCTTCAACAAGATCCTGGATGACTTCAAGAAGTAA